The Pseudomonas pergaminensis nucleotide sequence AGCCGCCTGCGCCTGCTGAGCTTCAATATCCAGGTGGGCATCAGTACCGAGAAGTACCGGCACTACCTCACCCGTGGCTGGCAGCACTTGCTGCCCCACAACGGGCGTGCCGGCAACTTGCAAAAAATCGGCAACCTGTTGAACGACTTCGATCTGGTTGCCCTGCAGGAAGCCGACGGCGGCAGCATGCGCTCCGGTTACATCAACCAGGTGGAGCACCTGGCCCAGCTCGGGGCTTTCCCCTACTGGTACCAGCAGCTCAATCGCAACCTAGGGCGCCTGGCACAGCACAGCAATGGCGTGCTCAGCCGCTTGAAGCCCTCCGCTATTGAAGATCACCCGCTGCCGGGCCCCAAGGGCCGGGGGGCGATCCTTGTACGCTTTGGCGAAGGCCCAGAGGCCTTGGTTGTGGTGATGATGCACCTGGCGTTGGGGGCTCGCACCCGCACCATGCAGTTGGCCTACATCCGCGAGCTCATTGGCAATTACAAACACCAGGTGCTGATGGGGGACATGAACACCCACGCCAGCGACCTGCTGCAGAATTCTCCGTTGCGCGACCTCGGGCTCCTGGCTCCGCAAGCCGAAGCCACGTTCCCCAGTTGGCGCCCGCAACGCTGTCTTGACCATATCCTGCTCAGCCCTACCCTCACACTCGAGAGCGTGCAGGTGCTGGCGCAGCCCATCTCCGATCACCTGCCGGTCGCGGTAGAGATTCGTCTGCCGGGTTCGCTCACGGCTGATGCATTACCCGC carries:
- a CDS encoding endonuclease/exonuclease/phosphatase family protein — its product is MRRWGTERVVGLHDPQVNEHHLETTGLPADSRLRLLSFNIQVGISTEKYRHYLTRGWQHLLPHNGRAGNLQKIGNLLNDFDLVALQEADGGSMRSGYINQVEHLAQLGAFPYWYQQLNRNLGRLAQHSNGVLSRLKPSAIEDHPLPGPKGRGAILVRFGEGPEALVVVMMHLALGARTRTMQLAYIRELIGNYKHQVLMGDMNTHASDLLQNSPLRDLGLLAPQAEATFPSWRPQRCLDHILLSPTLTLESVQVLAQPISDHLPVAVEIRLPGSLTADALPALSPGPRGPLA